One window of the Verrucomicrobiales bacterium genome contains the following:
- a CDS encoding class I SAM-dependent methyltransferase: MNCEDRNPAHLPPRGQSHVELWPSTVSVGGDPEYDHFMYAAMAADTHRNDFFLRTFQRSLKGLTVVDVGTGQRATLALLALQAGARKVYAIELLEKPAYRAASLVRELGLSDRISVIWGDAQAIHLPEPVDACISDNLGNIGGAEGWDLLLKSARHLVKPGGRFIPGRCQTLVAGVQMPRSLVNNPRFNPVARYYASRLFERAGYRFDLRLAVSGLQRSMINSTADVFEEIDFNGEPVHESREEIALTILRDSMLDGFALWVRVETIPGETFESLDKSTASWMPVYFPVFDPPISVRAGDIIRATASSNLADDRINRDYHLTGTVCGKDKPALEFQHSSYCYKPAALTTSFYRRLLRNVW; encoded by the coding sequence GTGAACTGTGAAGATCGAAACCCGGCGCATCTGCCGCCCCGCGGGCAGAGCCATGTAGAGTTATGGCCGTCCACGGTCAGCGTAGGTGGAGATCCCGAGTACGATCATTTTATGTATGCCGCCATGGCGGCCGACACCCATCGCAACGACTTTTTTTTGAGGACGTTCCAACGAAGCCTGAAAGGGTTGACGGTGGTTGACGTCGGGACAGGGCAACGAGCGACACTCGCCCTATTAGCCTTACAAGCGGGCGCACGCAAGGTGTACGCGATTGAGCTTCTCGAAAAGCCTGCTTACCGAGCAGCCTCACTGGTCAGGGAACTAGGGCTGAGTGATCGCATTTCGGTAATCTGGGGTGACGCCCAAGCGATCCATCTTCCGGAACCAGTAGACGCGTGCATCTCGGACAACCTGGGAAACATCGGGGGAGCGGAGGGGTGGGATTTGCTGCTTAAGTCGGCTCGGCATTTGGTCAAACCCGGGGGGCGGTTCATACCTGGCCGGTGCCAGACTTTAGTGGCAGGTGTTCAAATGCCCCGGTCCCTCGTCAATAATCCCCGCTTCAACCCAGTGGCACGCTATTACGCAAGCCGCCTCTTCGAGCGAGCAGGCTATCGGTTTGATCTCCGACTGGCCGTTTCGGGACTCCAACGATCGATGATTAATTCCACCGCGGATGTATTCGAGGAAATCGACTTTAATGGGGAACCGGTTCACGAGTCGCGGGAAGAGATAGCGTTAACCATTTTGCGTGATTCCATGCTCGATGGGTTTGCGTTATGGGTGAGAGTCGAAACTATTCCGGGAGAGACTTTTGAGTCACTCGACAAAAGCACGGCATCCTGGATGCCGGTGTATTTCCCTGTGTTCGACCCTCCCATTTCCGTGCGAGCCGGGGACATCATCCGGGCCACGGCAAGCAGCAACTTAGCCGACGATCGGATTAATCGGGACTATCACCTCACTGGCACGGTATGCGGCAAAGATAAGCCTGCGCTTGAGTTTCAGCATTCCTCCTACTGCTACAAACCGGCCGCGTTGACGACCAGTTTCTACCGTAGGCTTCTACGCAATGTCTGGTAA